The Asticcacaulis excentricus genome has a segment encoding these proteins:
- the secG gene encoding preprotein translocase subunit SecG, producing the protein MLFVILLSIQILIGIALVGLILVQRSEGGALGMGGGPSGFMSARGAGNFLTKATSILAILFFANCIALTVVSNLDRRGTSVVDQVGADNVKLNEAQASAAAAAAAQNAQQSAGATSSSAAPSLTDLPSPTSAAPSLSTLGAPASSASSSSAARPAAKPAAQPAKSAATSSSSAASSSASN; encoded by the coding sequence ATGCTGTTCGTTATCCTGCTCTCGATCCAAATCCTCATCGGCATCGCTCTGGTGGGACTGATTCTCGTTCAGCGGTCCGAAGGCGGGGCGCTCGGCATGGGCGGCGGTCCGTCGGGCTTCATGTCGGCGCGCGGTGCTGGCAACTTCCTGACCAAGGCCACTTCGATTCTGGCGATTCTGTTCTTCGCCAACTGTATCGCCCTGACCGTGGTGTCGAACCTCGACCGTCGCGGCACTTCCGTGGTCGATCAGGTCGGCGCCGATAACGTCAAGCTGAACGAAGCTCAGGCTTCGGCGGCGGCCGCTGCGGCCGCACAAAACGCTCAACAATCGGCAGGCGCCACGTCGTCTTCGGCCGCACCCTCCCTGACCGACCTGCCGTCGCCGACCAGCGCCGCGCCGTCGCTCAGCACGCTGGGCGCGCCGGCCTCTTCGGCGTCGTCGTCAAGCGCGGCCCGCCCGGCGGCGAAACCGGCGGCTCAGCCCGCCAAGTCGGCCGCAACCTCTTCGTCATCGGCGGCTTCGTCTTCGGCCTCGAACTGA
- the tpiA gene encoding triose-phosphate isomerase, with protein sequence MPKHPLIAGNWKMHGLRDGLPEALAMDTAARNSRASVAIFPPSTLLFALSEALNARPEPSPVRLGGQDCHKDTQGAFTGDLSAEMLKDAGADMVILGHSERRHGHKEACESVAAKTLAALRAGLEPIICIGETLDQRQEGLTHAVLSKQLRDSLPLALEGQTFHVAYEPVWAIGTGHVPTDDQVIDAMLLIQKHLAQRFHNQVVPHTLYGGSVKPDNARHLLSLDGVDGLLVGGASLKAEDFNRIIAAAD encoded by the coding sequence ATGCCAAAACATCCGCTTATTGCGGGCAACTGGAAGATGCATGGCCTCAGGGACGGCCTTCCGGAAGCCCTGGCCATGGATACCGCCGCGCGCAACAGCCGGGCTTCGGTCGCCATCTTCCCGCCCTCAACCCTTCTTTTTGCCCTGAGTGAGGCTTTGAACGCCCGCCCTGAACCCAGCCCCGTGCGTCTGGGCGGTCAGGATTGCCATAAGGACACGCAAGGCGCCTTTACCGGTGACCTGTCGGCCGAAATGCTGAAAGACGCGGGTGCCGATATGGTCATATTGGGCCATTCCGAACGCCGTCATGGTCACAAGGAGGCCTGCGAAAGCGTCGCCGCCAAGACTCTGGCAGCGCTGCGGGCCGGGCTGGAGCCGATCATCTGCATCGGTGAAACGCTTGACCAGCGTCAGGAAGGCCTCACCCACGCCGTCCTCAGCAAGCAGTTGCGCGATAGCCTGCCTCTGGCGCTCGAAGGGCAAACCTTCCATGTGGCCTATGAGCCCGTCTGGGCCATCGGCACCGGCCACGTGCCCACCGATGATCAGGTCATCGACGCCATGCTGCTGATCCAGAAGCATCTGGCGCAGCGTTTCCACAATCAGGTCGTGCCGCACACGCTTTATGGCGGCTCGGTCAAGCCGGACAATGCCCGCCACCTGTTGTCGTTGGACGGCGTGGATGGTCTGCTGGTCGGCGGCGCGTCGCTCAAGGCTGAGGATTTCAACCGCATCATCGCCGCCGCGGACTGA
- a CDS encoding peptidyl-prolyl cis-trans isomerase: protein MISSFRQFTKSLTFKILMAALILSFAVFGMSDLFSQPSSRNVVDAGDRQTTTDDYRRQFDQWKTGAEQQSGQTLTYEDAVKQGLHVRIMEELADMDSVSAWLVKVGLRPSAKVVTDQIAKYPIFFDSITGKFDKAKYQQELATQMKMSETKFEQIISDDIANRQFIEASVAGLKPPRIYAALQSAFASETRDTTLLVVTPDNIEKPGMPTDAELLKFYDDNKERLRRPELRQFTVVSFAPGDFASKVTVDEAELKKLYEFRRDTLSNPETRTFVQVTVPDQKAAEAVAQALRSGTDAQTAAKANKGTVITYDAKPKTAVADAKVADAAFALKQGEVSGPVQGSLGLAVVKVSGITAASVTGFDTVRNQLEAEYKADKAKDLAYKASEVFEKERSAGADFMTAAQKAGVRVINLPPMTAEGQMGNGQPFQYAPILKAAFDQPKGGETDVTELGNGEYFALRVNEVLPSEVPALDKIKPQMIQAWQQKTAGDRVAAKGEEAAARLRKGESLQAVASAMGLKVETRAGLARQTAPQQVGPELTGRIFSAKNNEVFTARLNEMVSVVGKVTAINKGEATAVNQASAMTGQAVAYGLFQDLSFTMRKGARAAVKTKTNPDAAIAALGLNPASIKADDKTAEAGKAAK from the coding sequence ATGATCTCCAGCTTCCGTCAGTTTACCAAGTCGCTCACTTTCAAGATTTTGATGGCGGCGTTGATCCTGAGTTTCGCCGTCTTCGGTATGTCCGACCTGTTCTCGCAGCCGTCTTCGCGCAATGTGGTTGATGCCGGTGATCGCCAGACGACGACGGATGATTATCGTCGTCAGTTCGATCAGTGGAAAACCGGAGCTGAGCAGCAGAGCGGCCAGACCCTGACCTATGAAGACGCTGTGAAGCAGGGCCTGCATGTGCGCATCATGGAAGAGCTGGCTGATATGGATTCGGTGTCGGCATGGCTGGTCAAGGTCGGTCTGCGCCCGTCGGCCAAGGTGGTCACCGATCAGATCGCCAAATACCCGATCTTCTTCGATTCGATCACGGGCAAGTTTGACAAGGCCAAGTACCAGCAGGAACTGGCCACGCAGATGAAGATGAGCGAGACCAAGTTCGAGCAGATCATCAGCGACGACATCGCCAACCGCCAGTTTATCGAAGCCTCGGTGGCCGGGCTTAAGCCACCGCGCATCTATGCGGCCCTGCAAAGCGCCTTCGCCAGCGAGACGCGCGACACCACGCTTCTGGTTGTCACCCCGGACAATATCGAAAAGCCGGGTATGCCGACCGATGCCGAACTGCTGAAATTCTATGATGACAACAAGGAACGCCTGCGCCGTCCGGAACTGCGTCAGTTTACCGTTGTCTCCTTCGCCCCCGGCGACTTTGCCTCAAAGGTGACGGTCGACGAGGCCGAACTGAAAAAACTCTATGAATTCCGCCGTGACACCCTGTCCAACCCGGAAACCCGCACCTTCGTGCAGGTGACCGTGCCGGATCAGAAGGCCGCCGAAGCCGTGGCTCAGGCCCTGCGTTCGGGCACCGACGCCCAGACCGCCGCCAAGGCCAACAAAGGCACGGTGATCACCTATGACGCCAAGCCGAAAACCGCTGTGGCCGACGCCAAGGTGGCCGACGCGGCCTTTGCCCTGAAGCAGGGTGAGGTGTCGGGTCCGGTTCAGGGCAGCCTCGGTCTGGCCGTCGTCAAGGTGTCGGGCATCACCGCCGCCTCGGTGACCGGCTTCGATACGGTGCGCAACCAGCTTGAAGCGGAATACAAGGCCGACAAGGCCAAGGATCTGGCCTACAAGGCGTCCGAAGTCTTTGAAAAGGAACGTTCGGCCGGTGCTGACTTCATGACCGCCGCGCAAAAGGCCGGTGTGCGTGTGATCAACCTGCCGCCGATGACCGCCGAGGGTCAGATGGGCAACGGCCAGCCGTTCCAGTACGCCCCAATCCTGAAAGCCGCCTTCGATCAGCCCAAGGGCGGCGAAACCGACGTCACCGAACTGGGCAATGGTGAGTATTTCGCCCTGCGCGTCAACGAAGTGCTGCCGTCGGAAGTCCCGGCGCTCGACAAGATCAAACCGCAGATGATTCAGGCCTGGCAGCAAAAGACCGCCGGCGATCGCGTCGCCGCCAAGGGCGAAGAGGCCGCTGCACGCCTGCGCAAGGGCGAGTCGCTTCAGGCCGTTGCCTCTGCGATGGGCCTTAAGGTCGAAACGCGCGCCGGTCTGGCGCGTCAGACGGCCCCGCAACAGGTCGGCCCGGAACTGACCGGCCGCATCTTCTCGGCCAAAAATAATGAAGTCTTCACCGCGCGTCTGAACGAAATGGTCAGCGTCGTGGGTAAGGTCACCGCCATCAACAAGGGCGAAGCCACCGCCGTCAATCAGGCCTCGGCCATGACCGGTCAGGCCGTCGCCTATGGCCTGTTCCAGGACCTCAGCTTCACTATGCGCAAGGGCGCGCGCGCCGCGGTCAAGACGAAGACCAACCCCGATGCCGCAATCGCGGCTCTGGGCCTCAACCCGGCCAGCATCAAGGCGGACGACAAGACGGCAGAAGCCGGCAAGGCCGCCAAATGA
- the trpE gene encoding anthranilate synthase component I has protein sequence MISAAFASDATGVSGFAAQYDAGQPVIVTRRLTDDLETPVSAYLKLARSRAFSFLFESVEGGALAGRYSILTLRPDLVWRCFGERAEIARGEAAIAKGLYEAESAPTLESLRALVTAHRLDIPADLPPMISGLFGVFGYDLIRLYEPLGPANPDPLSLPDAVVCRPSVICVFDNVKHEILLATTVWPGAGVNAQTAYSAALSRLDQVEEDLRLPLPPKPVALEREQPALTSPTSAADYSAMVEKAKDYIAAGDIFQVVPSHRFEAPFDLDPFAFYRSLRRQNPSPYLFYLDFGNFQLAGSSPEILVRVRDGKLTIRPIAGTRPRGKTPEEDKALEAELLADPKELSEHLMLLDLGRNDVGRVAKPASVRVTQKFYIERYSHVMHIVSNVEGDAPANLDPVDALLAALPAGTLSGAPKVRAMEIIDELESVKRGVGYAGGVGYISGSGSLDVCIVLRTALFKDEKIYVQAGAGVVADSVPLTEYQETVHKASALIKAASEAWRYKQGN, from the coding sequence ATGATCAGCGCGGCCTTCGCTTCCGATGCTACCGGCGTCAGCGGCTTCGCGGCCCAATATGACGCCGGACAACCGGTTATCGTCACCCGCCGTCTGACCGACGATCTGGAAACACCCGTCTCGGCCTACCTCAAACTGGCCAGGAGCCGCGCCTTCTCGTTTCTGTTCGAATCGGTCGAGGGCGGGGCTCTGGCCGGGCGCTATTCGATCCTGACATTACGTCCTGACCTCGTCTGGCGCTGTTTTGGTGAGCGGGCGGAGATCGCGCGCGGCGAAGCGGCGATTGCCAAAGGGCTTTATGAGGCCGAAAGCGCACCGACGCTTGAGTCCTTGCGGGCGCTCGTCACCGCGCACCGTTTGGACATCCCGGCTGACCTGCCGCCAATGATTTCCGGCCTGTTCGGCGTGTTCGGCTACGACCTTATCCGGCTTTATGAGCCGCTGGGGCCTGCCAATCCCGATCCGCTGTCCCTGCCGGACGCCGTGGTGTGCCGCCCGTCGGTCATCTGCGTCTTCGACAATGTAAAGCACGAAATCCTGCTGGCCACGACCGTATGGCCGGGCGCGGGGGTTAACGCCCAGACGGCCTATAGCGCCGCCCTGTCGCGCCTCGATCAGGTCGAAGAAGACCTGCGCCTGCCCCTGCCGCCCAAACCCGTGGCGCTGGAGCGTGAACAGCCTGCCCTCACCTCACCCACCTCGGCGGCGGACTACAGCGCCATGGTCGAAAAGGCCAAGGACTACATAGCGGCGGGCGATATTTTTCAGGTGGTGCCGTCGCACCGCTTCGAAGCACCGTTCGACCTCGATCCGTTCGCCTTCTACCGGTCGCTGCGCCGTCAGAACCCCTCGCCCTACCTCTTCTATCTGGATTTCGGTAATTTCCAGTTGGCAGGTTCGTCACCGGAGATTTTGGTGCGCGTGCGCGACGGCAAGCTGACGATCCGCCCGATCGCCGGCACCCGCCCGCGCGGCAAAACACCTGAAGAGGACAAGGCGCTGGAGGCCGAACTGCTGGCCGATCCGAAGGAATTGTCCGAGCACCTGATGCTGCTCGATCTGGGCCGCAACGATGTCGGCCGCGTCGCCAAACCGGCCAGCGTGCGCGTGACGCAGAAATTCTATATCGAACGCTACAGCCACGTCATGCACATCGTCTCGAACGTCGAAGGCGATGCCCCGGCCAATCTCGATCCGGTCGATGCCCTGCTGGCCGCCCTGCCCGCCGGGACGCTGTCGGGCGCGCCCAAGGTGCGGGCCATGGAGATTATCGACGAACTGGAATCGGTCAAACGCGGCGTCGGCTATGCCGGGGGCGTCGGCTATATCTCCGGCTCCGGGTCACTGGACGTCTGTATCGTGCTGCGCACAGCCTTGTTCAAGGACGAAAAAATCTATGTGCAGGCCGGGGCCGGCGTGGTCGCCGACAGCGTGCCGCTCACCGAATATCAGGAAACCGTGCATAAGGCCTCGGCCCTGATCAAGGCCGCTTCGGAAGCCTGGCGTTATAAGCAGGGGAACTGA